The segment TCTATATTTTGGGGTTGGTTTAGGGCCACAGCCGGTGATcttcaaaggttactcctggctctgtgctcagaatgtACCCCTGGTGTGCTCcttgaaccatatgggatgttggggatcaaacccacgttggcaaatgccctgcctactgtactattgctacggCACCAACATCCTGGATATTTGAAAAAAGTACATTCTGCTACAGGAAGATGAGAGCAGGGGACTGGAGAATTAGTGCactgggtagaatgcttgccttatacctcccaaccctccccacctgggtttgattcctgaagcCAATATATAGTTTTCTAAACCCtaacaagagtgatttctgagcacagctggatctggcccccaaactaacaacatatccctggctccccgccccacccccacccccaccaatagGTGGGAACAGGAATTTCATTCCTTTGCATGTATTTCATCACTAGTGTGGGTGGAAAGCTCTTCCCACACCCCCCTACTTTCTTCAATCTGGATCATATAGCTAATCAAAACAGCAGTAGACAGAAGCCAGAGATAGTCCAGTAAGGTGCGCAGGgcaccactgacccaggttctattctgaCACTCCGTttgggttcctgagcaccacctgaaatAATTCCTGGCTGTAaagacaggagtaaactctgagcatctccaggtgtggtccaaaaataataacaataaaaaacccAGCATTAGACATTTTAGGAATAGAAACCTCAGTTTACTAAGGTCCACCTGAGCATTTACATGATAGTAAATTCTATATACAAAAGGGGCTATTGTTCAATGAGCCTGGGAGGGGAGACTCCCCAGGACAAGAGGGCAATTTCCTCATGGCTCTGAGAATAAGGATGTACTTTCAGAGAGAGCATGTTTTTCTTGATAAAGACACATTTGTTTGATTTCCTTCACTAATGCATTTTTGCAGGTTATTAAAAGGGagaggtttttttggtttgtttgtttgttttattttttgcttttttgactaGGTATAAAGTAAAGGGCCTTCACTATTCTGACCTGAATCTAAGTAATGGAAATGGGTTTTTTCTGAGATTCAGGAGTCCCAAATATCTTAGTTTCCTACCAGTCTGATGCTTTTGGGAGAAAACTGAGGAAAGCTCTCTGTTTCAGAAGTAGTGATTCCACATCCACTACCACAGccattttcacttcctttttctcttgtCTCAAACCTTTAATGATGTTTTTGGAGTTGAGAAGAAAACTTCCACACCCGCCACTCTGAATTCTGATGGTGGATGAATGACTAAATTAACATccaatagaagaagaaaaagcaagatTGACTAACCTAGGTTTGGagaacttcactgtatcactgtaatctcgttgctcatcgatttgctccagcaggcaccagtaacgtcttcattgtgagattttttactatttttggcatatcaaataagccatgggtagcttgccaggctctgctgtgtgggtggatgatcttggtagcttgccggggctctctgagagggatggaggaattgaacctgggtcagccacatgcaaggcaaataccctacctgctgtgctaatgggGCAAACCAGGGCTTTATATTTGGTGTATCGGGAAGAGAAGGggtattattcataacaagcggGGATGATTCTATCTTTACTTTGGAAGGACAGGATGTCTCATCATTCTTCATTCTGTGTCTGAATGATGACATAGACGGTATTCTCAGTCATTAGAGGGAGAAGTGaaatattctattcaggataggACAAAGGAAGTAGGGGAGAGGCAAGAACAACTCATCCTTCAGAGCATGTATTGACATCAGTTCCCCTTGCCAGAGTGCGAAGTATGGCAAAAGACCTACTCTGGGCTTCTTAGGACCAGCCTCTCTGTGACCTCTTGGAGAATTCAGTCCCACAGAATCTTCCCATTTCCATTTCCACCTATATTTGtctaattaaaaaacatttctagTTTCTCTGACACTGTCTTTGATGACACTAACTGGATGCTTAATTCTTACCGGCCATGCATCTGTTTTCCCTCCTTAAACTGTGCCAAGGAAGATGGGCTTGTTTGTCATTTTTTCTGATTGACCTGTCAAATCCTGTCAAGTGTGAGATTATTCTGATTGGACTcagattaaattatttcattcgGTTTTTCTGTCTGGAAAAGGTGCCACATCAGggttggaaagacagtacagtgaggaaggcctttgccttgtatcCAGACatgggattcaattcccagcactgcctatggtcccctgagccctgccaggaagtgaTGTCTGAGCATAGGTAGGTTGTGAGTACCCTCCGCCACCGCCTCCCCACAAAGGTACTGACTTTCTCCAGTTTTGTGACTGTCCTCTTTCATGACTTGATTTATGCATTATCTCctgtgttattattatttttgtgtgtttgtttttctgcttttgtttttttggtccacactcagctactactggtggtgctcaagtatGAAGGGGACTATATTCAAATGCTTTGCCCGATCTGCCATTTCTCTGATCTCCTTTTGTATCTTTTTGAATATGTTATCCAACATGTTAGGCTCCTATGAAAGTAAAGCTTATAATACCTAATGCATTTGCAATAAAATACCGATATTTAACTCTGGGGCAGATGATATGGGAGGCTGTGGGGAAAATGAAATTAGTAATTAAATAGTCTGAATTGTCTGCAGTTCTAgctattattttctctcttgcttttttttttatttttgggaggtTTGGAGCAACATATCTGATGACActctgtgcttactcctgctctgtgctcagggagcactcctggcagggcttggaggaccatctatggtgtctgggattgaggctaggccggctgtgtgcaaggcaagcagctgctgtatctctctgaccccttagtTATCACTTATGAAGGTAACCTGGTTGATCAGAGATTATGGGGCTTCAATACCTCATTTCACTGCCCATGGAAGAGGAGGGGCCCATCAATCAACTGATAGGCCAGGTAGCAGACAGAGAAGAAATGTTGTTAGAAAAGAACCGGAACGACAAACTCCACTCTAGAGAATAGTCTGGCATGCTCAGAAGGAGTTTACGTagaaaaaacaggaaaatttaCCTTTAGACACGGCCGCTGTGCACACAATAAGGTGCTCAATAACTTTTTTTGGGACCAATGTCTTTGGGGTAAACTTAGTTGTATCTGCAAATCTAAACAAATTTTAAGGGTTGTCTGATGAAGAGCTACTTGACAGAAACATTTGGGGGAAGGACAACATAAGGGAAGCATtatctatttccttccttccttccttccttccttccttccttccttccttccttccttccttccttccttccttccttccttccttccttccttccttcctttcttccctttttttttggatacactcaatggtactcagggcttgttcctgactgtgctcaaggatcacattgTAGGGTTCAggggaggtgccaggaattgaacctgtattggccaaatgcaaggcacaGACCTGACTGTCCTGTCGCTCAGGCCCATCATCTACATTTTCAATAGTCCCTGCCCAGAAGAATGCGAAGTGTGGTTTCCAGTTTTGAATTCAGCTCTTATTTCTTTCAGGtgattgaataataataaaaaattgaaaatcaataataatcaataattaaaaataataaaacaataaacaaatgacataaaaataaaaatcatctaatGAATATGCATTTTTgcaggggggcacacccaaaaggagggcttattcctgcctttgttctcagggtcactcctgagagggatctggggaccatatgtggtgccagggattgaacctaggtcagtcacgaGCAAGACAGGGGTCCTCCTGCTGGgctatattgctccagtctctgttGGCTCACTTTTAACACTCTCTGGTTGACTAGTGATAAGGATTTagctcctctcttctctctctttctgtctcactctctctctttcttgctctctctctctctctctctctctctctctctctctctctcccccctctctcccacacacatattttctctctctctcttttttggggacagtgctctgtgctcagggatcactcttgttagGGCTGGGgatgggaaccacatgtggtgccaggtatgaGACAgcggccagccacatgcaaggaagcaagaaagtgccctttctgctgtgtATTGCTAGGtctcctctttttaaaaactttttgtaCTTATAAGCAAAAGTTTAAATCTGAAATGCTTACACATGTTAATGTGTCAGCAGCTACATACTAGATAGTGATGATTTAGATTTGTGATACTCTCACAGTAAGACAAAGATGAGGGCTGATAgtgcagagattaaggcacttgctttgcatgtgttccttggcatggcatatggtcccttcaACACTACTGGAAGTAGTCACTGAGCACCACCTACTGTGGCCTCAAAACATGTCCCCACCCCATATCAACACCAGAAACATCTAATATGAAGGTCCGGTTTATGTCTGCAATGCTGGTTACACTTAAAAGGTACTTTTGTTGTTTATGCCttaataatcattaaaattattgtttGAATGGTGGGCAATTAGGTTAGAACTTTAATTACTAATATACCTGTATTGATAACTCATTGATTCTATTTATGTGAAATGGGCTGTAATAATTATGCCCTAATTATAATAATCTATAATTATAATAGAACAATAATTTAAGAACTTGTAAAATTTGAAAGCCCATCCATTACCATGAACATATATGAAAGAATTAAGATAGTTAAGTCAATCTTCCAgtgatgtctttttctttttttgtttttttgggtcagacccagcgatgcttaggggttactcctggctctgcactcaggaattactcctggtggtgttggggaaacCACATGGAATACAAGGGACCAAAATCGGTTCAgcgtcgtgcaaggcaaacaccctactctctgtattatcgctccagaccctagtGATGGCTTTTATAAAGAGAGCCCTCAAGGTGTTGCCCATGAGAATTATATGGGTGTTAGAATAACTAAAGAAAGAAGTTTTGGCTTCCTCTTTATCTGAAAGTCTCTTATCTATAAAGCACTACCAGATATTTGgtagtatatgtaaatataagtcAACATATACTCTCATACATTActaatgaataaaaatacttGTGTTCTTGTGTACCCTAGATATTATTCATAGATGAAAATTGAATACTTACACTTTGGAGTTCTCATAGTTCAATACATGACTTCTAGTTATCACTCAGATTATAGTCACCGAAATgctattgattttctctttggaaaACTATACATCATTACTAATATATGGCTCTAATGACATTTTTTTGGTGACCAGTTATGCAATGAGTGCTCATTTCTTCTCAAAGTCCAATTGCATCATATTTACTTGTTTTAGGCAAAGTAAACAGCATAAATTGCTTCCTGACCCAACTAGGTTTTCATGTTCCAGTCTATCTGgtgaaataaacattaaaaatttttttttaaataaacctttGTTGTGCCTTTATCTCAGAGAAATTATAGGAAACTGTACAAAATATGGTATATTCTAGTTTGTGAAGAAATGTATGTAAATACCAGACCTCAAAGTATCTAGCTAAATGATTTTTAGCATGTGGACAAGCTGTCAGAAGCAGAGTATTTATATCTGACAGATTTCCAAGAATATTTTTCCTAATAAACTTTAGGATTTGATAGTAGGGCTAACTGGCTgtaccttttaattttattcttgttaaATTTACCACCTAGGCCTTTTACCATAGTGACctactgtaggatatcattggtttgtcctttctcccttgccacagagtttgggtttatctggtaataatctctaaacaattctagactacattggtatgttttgttcccttgccactaggagcttaggtatatcagtcacgcccatcaaggtgctcccgagtcactcccactcctttgtctatatataatcacttctatgctatcttccccaaccagtttatcagcttttcccctaatcagactctgttaagttgtaaggtcagacctttctaggacattgaatttatattgtaagttaatattgccttttctcctctcctcgtgtcttttgaatagtttactttaagacaatgtcctttgtgtatggacaaagaaagacagttgttaatatgttttggtaacatgggatttaattggcttcgaatattattcactcccgggcatctgcttttctccacttaagtctcagctgcccttacttcctagcacccccaaaagcagggtcccgacaagggacgggacggacccagggcaagcggtgagttatatgctaccctggcatcgagatgggcctggccaaagtgcttaatgcttaactatatattaagagcttggtcatggacatgtcatgtcatgatccaaaagcaacgacaagactaggaccctgctagggataggaaagactaatctggcctgagcactgtagtctgagatcgagatgaccccaggagagcaattctataagcttaatgcatctcttgctatgtccatacaaaatgattaatattatgaatgcttatatgttggTTGGaccaggagaggagaaacacacccattggattccactcttgggtgggtgtcctgctgaaagagaatctgtcctagaagaagcatcccctgagggaaagaactttacccctattgattgtgaccacacctatgtgtaagccccaacccgaTACTTGGGGATTTAACCAGGCTGTGAGTGGGCTGTGGgcgagtcccagtgccagatctggagaagctagatccagatccagagcgaggagaatgaagtagcatgggggaggaagaagcaggaggggaATCAGAggggaatggagatgggaatggaataaactgcaactgagaccaaccagcctggcaccattccttccttcgcctgcttcACCATGGCCATCAAcatccccagggtgggggaagtgggtgGAGACTACTGAAACGCGGGCCGGAGATAGAGCGCCACAGCCGGCAGCCTGTGCCCGCCCCCTTTCCTATTTTGTTTACACAATCTACAAAgggaaatgtatttaaaaaattgaagttctaattttaatttagCCAACGTGTGCTAGTGTGCTTGTAATCATAGCACTTAGAAGCCACCTCGCTATTGATTTCTTATGCAAAATCAGGTGTCACAGAATCCTTCATAGAGAAAGGAAtggctctgaaaagagcctttAGGGACAGGGTTGAACCAAAGACAAAGTAAGCTTTACGCTCGCTCCCCGCGGATGCGGCGCgccagctggatgtccttgggcatgATGGTGACGCGCTTGGCGTGGATGGCGCAGAGGTTGGTGTCCTCgaagagccccaccaggtaggCCTCGCACGCCTCCTGCAGCGCCATGACGGCCGAGCTCTGGAAGCGCAGGTCGGTCTTGAAGTCCTGCGCGATCTCGCGCACCAGCCGCTGGAACGGCAGCTTGCGGATCAGCAGCTCGGTGGACTTCTGGTAGCGGCGGATCTCGCGCAACGCCACGGTGCCGGGCCGGTAGCGGTGCGGCTTCTTCACGCCGCCCGTGGCCGGCGCGCTCTTGCGGGCCGCCTTGGTGGCCAGCTGCTTGCGGGGCGCCTTCCCGCCCGTCGACTTGCGCGCCGTCTGCTTGGTGCGGGCCATAGTTTTGCTGCAGGAAGGCCGGACTGCGGGAACGGCGGAGCGCCTTTGCTTATATAGGAACAGACCCACTGTGATTGGGTCGTCAAGGCTTCCTGCTTGTGGAGAGTCGCTGAATTCCGGAAATGCTAGGAGAGCTCTTTTGGGATTGGGTCAGCCGTTGTTGCTGCATTCTGATTGGTTCATTTTAATTAGACGCAGCAGAGCGCCTTTCATTTCAAAGGACAGAGCGCCTTTCATTTCAAAGGAAATTCAGTTGCAAATTAAGTTGCCCTTTGAATAGTTGTTTCAAGCAGGTCTAAATCTCTGGCGCATTACTCATTCAGTATCATTCGTCTTTTCTCCCCTTTAGATCTTCTAAAGGGTAGAATTCTTTTGGCGAAATAGTACTCTACAATTCTGGTTAAAAATGACatacagggagctggagagataggacggtGGTTAAGTTGCTTGTCCGGCATGaagccaaccaggatttgattgcatcccatatggccccctgagcactgccaggagtgattcctgagtgcagatccaggagtaagccctgagcacttccgtgtgtggcctcaaaaacaaaaatgtatccaTCATTTTCCCCTAAACTATTTATCCAGTCTGTATTCTGTCTTCCTTATTAAAAATATCGCTATGCacatattcttgtttgtttctttctcccgcgcttttccttattttaattgTATGTACAGTACAGAATTTACTGTAGCATGGGCTTCTAAGCATGCTCTTAAGATAAACGTGCTAAGGGGGCAGGGTATATGTgcggaggggagggaaactggggacattggtaaagACAAGGTCTCATCGTCGTTGAGATTTGTGTTGGAACTTTTAGcctgcctgaaacaactgcattatgaacagTTTGTAGATCAAGGTAAGTTAATAAACATAGATTTCGAAAACGCCCGTGACAAAGGTGCAGGAAAAAAGTTGACTAGAAGCGCAAATGGGCAGCTTGTTTTATTAAGAATTGAAGTTATTTTTTAGTTCCTCCCCTTGCATCTGCCTCTGGAACCACTAATGACGcgcttttctgtgtgtgtgcctgcatttACCCTCAGGGATATAATTGGTTTCCTGCGCCACTGTCTGGTAAGTTGGTCATGTACGCAGTATCTGGAGGTGTCAGTCCCCAAACACATCTGCCACAGAGCAATATTTTATACTGGTTCAAGGTTCTTTATAAGAAAGGCTCGCACTTTTACACAACTAGAGTTGTAATCAAAGATCTTTACTGCAGAACTGTGAAAGTGGGCCATATATGACAGTtccatttttaaatgtaagaaaaaaatgtgggttTATTTGAGCTCAAGTTAAAATTTACTGTGCAAATAAGTTGCAAGCTAATTGTGTGCAGTTATAATTTACATTCTGACTTTTGTACTTCTAAAATATTTGAGTTGTTCTTGAAATGTTCCTCATACATTTTATAGCGAGTATCTTTGAAGTGAAAAGCTGTAAGGTTCTGAAATACATTCTTTCATTGTTCAGCGGATGGTAGTGCGATTCCAGGGAATCTTTCAACTGAGAATTTGTTACCATCCCTCATAAAGGAACATATAACCTCAATGTCACTAAACAGTATATACTAGACTATGCCTGGGtctagggcaggggtggggatgggaaccCTAGACTCCAGAGCTAAAACTATGTTTAACTATTTCAAAGGGAATTCTTCGAATTTATATTAAAGATCTGCTTATTgagtatatttttgtgtttgcctAGAGATTGTCACCGGCAATCAACACTACATAGCATTAAAACATCAGAATGTTTTATGacttatatttaatattagtTTTCTATTCTCCGTTTTTGGTTTTGTATGCCTTtgtccagtttaaaaaaaaatcagatctaGAAGTTTAGGGGGTATATAAGCTATGCACAGGAAAGCATGGCTTCCTGTATTCCGGTTTTGAAAATAGACCATCTGATTTTGTACTGAAGACAAAATTAGGTGGACCACAATAAAGATAACTCAAAATTACTCTTCAATTGATGTTGATTGCTAGTAAGGGAAGTCAAGGATACATGAACGATATATGTGCAAGTTCAGAAAAGTTATATGCATCGTGAAGGCTACATAGCTGTAAAATAAACCTGTGCTTTAAAACTTACATGTGAATCTTCTAGTAGTAAAAATGCACTTTTATTTCATCACAtctttaattttacataaaacatAACATGTTCACAGGCCATCTTACTTGTTACCAACTCAAATTTAACCCaaacaaaaatgtgtattttgtAATTTGTGTGATTTTGGCCCATGGATGCTGTACAAAAGTTAGCCAGGACAGGACTGTGCAaatagtgtgtttgtgtgtgtgtgtgtgtgtgtgtgtgtgtgtgtctcagatCGCTTGATCAGGGAGGATCGACTTCCAAACTGGATTGTAGACggcaaaattattttgattgtaGGGCAGATGTTCTCATTTTCTTACTGGCAGTGGCTGTTGGGGTCTCCAACAATTTCTAGCGTCCCGTGTTCTGTcagcatgggtgtttgatccagAGCCAGGGTGCAAAAGAAAGTTATTATAAATCTCACAACATCAAATAGATTACTTTAACTCTCCCCTGTGTCATATACTGTTTGAAACTCACTGGCCACTACAGGGTTAAGATCTGAAGGGTGAATGGCAAATGAGGGAAATTTGGCCATCTTGAGGTCCATATTTAATGAGATGAAAATTTGGAGAAAGGTAAGGTCACTCTGCAAGTAGGAAGATTTACAAGGATGCTACAATTAACTTTAATTGGTGTTATATAGCCCGAAGGGAGCTTGTCCCAGCCTGTCTGCTTCATCTAACAAAGACCGGGATACTTTAGCATAAGGTTGCACTTAAGTTCCTAGTTATCAGCCCCCAAGATAAAAATATGACCAAGTCTTGTTTTAAATTTCAAGGGAAACCTTCCCAGTTAAGATCAGTATCTGAAACAACCAGTTCAGAATTAAGCTCCACATTATCAAAACTCATGACCGAGTAAAAAAGGCGTAAatgtttcttgctcctttaaGTGAGAAGATGGGTGGCCCTAAAAAGGGCCGTTAAGCGATGGCAGCAGTTCACCTTAGTGGGTTGGAAATTAGCCGCCGAAGCCGTAGAGGGTGCGGCCCTGGCGCTTGAGCGCGTAGACCACGTCCATGGCCGTGACGGTCTTGCGCTTGGCGTGCTCGGTGTAGGTGACAGCGTCGCGGATGACGTTCTCCAGGAAGACCTTGAGCACCCCGCGGGTCTCCTCGTAGATGAGCCCCGAGATGCGCTTGACGCCGCCGCGCCGGGCCAGGCGGCGGATGGCGGGCTTGGTGATGCCCTGGATGTTGTCGCGGAGCACCTTGCGGTGGCGCTTGGCGCCGCCTTTCCCGAGGCCCTTCCCGCCTTTGCCACGACCAGACATGTTTCAGAAGGAACGACAGTCAACTCGTTCTGTTCTGAGCAAGGCCGAAAGCTGTATTTATAAGCAGATTGCGGACCTTGTTGAGAACCACATAAAGGTCTGCGCAGGTGGGCGGGGCGCGGGAGGATCCGGGTTTATCTCCGCCCACAAATGCTAGTTCCTGGCGGGAGCAAGGGAGATTTCCGGATTCctgtttaatctttaaaattatttaatcctGCCATTTCTAAAGATTCAAAAAAGAGTCCTCAGGgtctttttctaaaaaagaatTGTCAGGTTGAAAGGTTTTTTTGGTAAagcaattgaaaattaaaaaaattgaacgtACCTTCAATTTAGAagagatctgagcacagagccacaagtaaatTCTGAGTCCTGAAGACTTTCACctacaaataaaaaccaaattgaACCCCTTCCTGGTGTGCTTGCTTGTCAGTCAAGTTCTTTAATGTCCGAAACTCTCTGGCAGCAGTCTCCCTAATTTCTTAAGGTGGAATCTCTCCAGTGGACCTATGTTCCCCTCTCTTCATGAGTGCATTTTCTTAGAGATCAGAGGAAAATCTATATGATTACATCACAATTATTTTGGGTGCGGGTGGGGGAAAGGATTTGGGCCCCATCAAGTATTGCTCCGAGATTGTTTTTTGCTGCGCTTAACAGTAGCATGGGGCTCTTGAGAAGAAAAGGTACCTTCAAAACTCACTGTCAGTGCCCAGCGGTTTGGGCTAGCTTCAGCCCTACATTTACATGTGTATGCTCTCCTAATTTAACCAAAAGTCTTCATCAGCATAGGAACAATGCAATTCTACTTATGGTTGTTATGTCTGTTAAGTAGTCAGAGCCACTTCTAAGTCTTTGGGTGAAGACTTTTGAGGAatagaaatgtaaattttatgtaattttagtaAGTTTTCACTTGAAAGCTGACACTCCAGTCTCTGGAAACTTTCATTTAGGGATGATTGCTTTTCAAGAGTTGAGTTCTTGCTATTTAAATACAAATGATTACTTTCAATCAAATTAGCCTGAGATTAAATAACTCATCTTTTCAGTTCAGAtaatatagattaaaaataagaGGGAATTAGTCTTTATATGAATACAGATGTTTTGGATTAAACATTGTCTTAGATATCAGAAATTTGTGACAAGTATATATgcatctaatatatatatatatatgtgtgtgtgtggtttaaaatttcatatctgacatgaatttttttccctaaaggtCACACTGCTGTATTGTATGTCCTTTCCCACTCAAACTTTGCTTTTGATGATCTTGGAATATATGGACATTCATTGTACAATACATTTCATTGTATATGAAAGAAATTCAGTGATgagaataaaacattaaaaaatacattacagGATGTATTTGGCAGGGATGCCTGCCAAATAACTGGTTACAGGAAAGTTAAGgagatttgaaaaaatatataaatcttagAAATTTTCACAGGCAAAATATGAAGTGAAGCTTGCCTTGGCTTCTAGTacttgttcttttcttctctcttatccCTTCccct is part of the Sorex araneus isolate mSorAra2 chromosome 2, mSorAra2.pri, whole genome shotgun sequence genome and harbors:
- the LOC129402404 gene encoding histone H3.1; this encodes MARTKQTARKSTGGKAPRKQLATKAARKSAPATGGVKKPHRYRPGTVALREIRRYQKSTELLIRKLPFQRLVREIAQDFKTDLRFQSSAVMALQEACEAYLVGLFEDTNLCAIHAKRVTIMPKDIQLARRIRGERA
- the LOC101559105 gene encoding histone H4; protein product: MSGRGKGGKGLGKGGAKRHRKVLRDNIQGITKPAIRRLARRGGVKRISGLIYEETRGVLKVFLENVIRDAVTYTEHAKRKTVTAMDVVYALKRQGRTLYGFGG